From a single Anaerobranca gottschalkii DSM 13577 genomic region:
- a CDS encoding TlpA family protein disulfide reductase gives MNKKSIIIVSLLIVITSVFIAADLLKSRDKLDNTLEDENSIVAIDIGQTAPDFTLVDLEGKSHNLSDFRGKVVMLNFWSLACPACLREMPDKDQLYLQYKDKGFEMITINLDRDIELVKNYLSNFEYSFKVLQGTPEVAGKYMVRFIPKTLFLDGDGVIRFQHVGSLSYGEMVEIIEEIGLPID, from the coding sequence TTGAACAAAAAAAGTATTATTATAGTAAGTTTGTTGATAGTGATAACAAGTGTGTTTATAGCTGCTGATCTATTAAAATCTAGAGATAAATTAGATAATACTTTAGAGGATGAAAACTCAATAGTGGCGATAGATATTGGTCAGACTGCTCCTGATTTTACTTTAGTTGATTTAGAAGGGAAATCCCATAATTTATCAGACTTTAGGGGTAAAGTTGTAATGCTAAATTTTTGGAGTTTAGCTTGTCCAGCTTGTTTAAGGGAAATGCCTGATAAGGATCAACTGTACTTACAATATAAGGATAAAGGGTTTGAGATGATTACAATCAATTTAGATAGAGATATTGAATTGGTAAAAAATTATTTATCAAATTTTGAGTATAGTTTTAAAGTTTTACAGGGAACCCCTGAAGTGGCTGGAAAGTATATGGTACGGTTTATACCAAAAACTTTGTTTTTAGATGGAGATGGTGTAATTAGATTTCAACATGTCGGATCTTTGAGCTATGGAGAAATGGTTGAGATAATTGAAGAAATAGGCTTACCAATAGATTAA
- a CDS encoding DUF421 domain-containing protein encodes MQVFFRTVILYLAVLFMMRLMGKREIGQLSLFDLVVAIMIAELAAIPMEDTSIPLHMGLLPIATLVAAEIVLSYISLKSQKARAFIEGTPSIIIERGRILSDEMKKLRYSMTDLISQLREKDVANIEDVEYAILETNGKLSVILKSDRRPLTPRDLNIKPSYEGIPTPLILDGVIQVEGLKRINKDEKWLRDAVSKYGYKTEDIIFAHQDENGSIFLCPKHVEKE; translated from the coding sequence ATGCAAGTTTTTTTTAGAACGGTAATTTTATATTTAGCTGTATTATTTATGATGAGGTTAATGGGTAAAAGGGAAATTGGTCAACTTTCCCTTTTTGATTTAGTAGTAGCTATTATGATTGCTGAGTTAGCAGCTATACCAATGGAAGATACTAGTATCCCTTTACATATGGGGTTATTACCTATAGCTACTTTAGTAGCTGCTGAAATAGTATTATCGTATATTTCTTTAAAAAGTCAAAAAGCCAGGGCATTTATTGAAGGAACTCCGAGTATTATTATTGAGAGAGGCAGAATTTTAAGTGATGAAATGAAAAAACTGAGATATAGTATGACAGATTTGATATCTCAGTTAAGGGAAAAAGATGTAGCAAACATAGAAGATGTAGAATACGCCATTTTAGAAACAAATGGAAAATTAAGTGTTATTTTAAAATCAGATAGAAGACCTTTAACACCTAGGGATTTGAATATAAAACCAAGTTATGAAGGTATTCCAACTCCATTAATTTTAGATGGAGTAATTCAAGTTGAAGGATTAAAACGGATTAACAAAGATGAAAAATGGTTAAGGGATGCTGTTTCTAAATATGGATATAAAACAGAAGATATTATTTTTGCCCATCAAGATGAAAATGGTTCTATCTTTCTTTGTCCTAAACATGTAGAAAAAGAATAA
- a CDS encoding RrF2 family transcriptional regulator: MKISAKGDYACKAVLELALNYHEGKPVQISDIAERQNIPIKFLEQILIILKQGGITKSKRGAEGGYYLAKPPEEITVGDIILLTEGAFVHAPCIPKETNCKNSEDCIFRPIWQEVQDSIYYILQKTNFKTLSEKVRNKEQLMYYI; the protein is encoded by the coding sequence TTGAAGATATCTGCAAAGGGTGACTATGCTTGTAAAGCTGTATTAGAATTAGCCCTTAATTATCATGAAGGTAAGCCTGTTCAAATCAGTGATATTGCAGAAAGGCAGAATATACCTATAAAGTTTTTAGAACAAATTTTGATCATCCTAAAACAAGGGGGAATTACAAAGAGTAAAAGGGGAGCTGAGGGAGGATATTATTTAGCTAAACCTCCGGAAGAAATCACAGTTGGGGATATAATTTTGTTAACTGAAGGAGCCTTTGTACATGCACCTTGTATTCCCAAAGAAACCAATTGTAAAAATTCCGAAGACTGTATTTTTCGACCAATATGGCAAGAAGTACAAGACAGTATTTACTATATACTTCAAAAGACTAATTTTAAAACTTTAAGTGAAAAAGTAAGAAATAAAGAACAGTTGATGTATTATATATAG
- a CDS encoding cytochrome c biogenesis CcdA family protein, whose product MDITLGIAFWGGMVSVLSPCVFPLIPSFYAQLVAFNHKGKGVNLILNTIVFVLGFSLVFIFLGVNASIIGRVLFNYLSIIRRIGGFFIVLFGLSMLGVIQLNLFATTKKRKQDVGGMLGSFLFGIFLGTGWLPCVGPVLASILILSTNVNTVLDGAILLSAYSLGFAIPIVVSMIFMGKILKIKTINKYLPYLHKLSGFILILVGILLFFDYLSVISLWLVGRF is encoded by the coding sequence ATGGATATAACTTTAGGTATAGCCTTTTGGGGAGGGATGGTATCTGTTCTTTCTCCTTGCGTTTTTCCCCTTATTCCTAGTTTTTACGCTCAATTAGTAGCTTTTAATCATAAAGGTAAAGGGGTCAATTTAATATTAAATACTATAGTTTTTGTATTAGGGTTTAGTTTAGTTTTTATTTTCTTAGGTGTTAATGCTTCTATTATAGGTAGGGTATTATTTAATTACTTAAGTATTATCAGAAGAATTGGTGGATTTTTTATTGTCCTTTTTGGTTTATCTATGTTAGGGGTTATTCAATTGAACCTTTTTGCAACTACAAAAAAAAGAAAACAAGATGTTGGCGGTATGTTAGGTTCCTTTTTATTTGGTATTTTTTTAGGAACTGGTTGGCTACCTTGTGTAGGTCCAGTATTAGCATCAATTTTAATTTTGAGTACTAATGTAAATACAGTATTAGATGGCGCTATTTTATTATCTGCATATTCCCTTGGATTTGCTATTCCTATAGTAGTTTCAATGATTTTTATGGGGAAAATATTAAAGATAAAAACAATTAATAAATACTTACCGTATTTACACAAGTTAAGTGGATTTATTCTAATTTTAGTGGGGATATTACTGTTTTTTGACTATTTGTCAGTTATATCCCTATGGCTAGTGGGGAGGTTTTAG
- the cysK gene encoding cysteine synthase A: protein MIYSNIAQLIGKTPLVKVQDKDFNAEVLVKLEFFNPGGSVKDRIAYNMIEEGERLGIINKNTTIIEPTSGNTGIGLALVCAVKGYRLILTMPDTMSIERRKLLKAYGAELVLTPGQEGMRGAINKANQLKEEIENSIILQQFMNKANPEIHRKTTALEILKDTEGKIDIFVAGVGTGGTITGVGEVLKEHNPNIMVVAVEPKDSPVLSGGKPGPHKIQGIGAGFVPEVLNTSIIDEIHQVHHEDAFYESRKLAKNYGILVGISSGAAFHVAKKLALKPENKGKTIVVILPDNGERYLSTPLFEE, encoded by the coding sequence ATGATTTATTCTAATATTGCCCAGTTAATTGGAAAAACTCCTTTGGTTAAAGTTCAAGATAAAGACTTTAATGCAGAAGTCTTAGTTAAATTAGAATTTTTTAACCCCGGTGGAAGTGTTAAAGATAGGATCGCCTATAACATGATAGAAGAAGGGGAAAGGCTAGGAATTATTAATAAAAATACAACGATAATTGAGCCAACTAGTGGGAATACAGGGATAGGGTTAGCATTAGTTTGTGCTGTTAAAGGTTATAGGTTAATTTTAACAATGCCAGATACTATGAGTATAGAGAGGAGAAAGTTATTAAAAGCCTATGGCGCTGAATTGGTATTAACCCCTGGACAAGAAGGAATGAGGGGAGCTATTAATAAAGCAAACCAACTTAAAGAGGAAATAGAAAATTCAATTATCTTACAGCAATTTATGAATAAAGCAAACCCTGAAATCCATAGAAAAACCACTGCTTTGGAAATTCTTAAAGATACTGAAGGGAAAATAGATATATTTGTAGCAGGAGTTGGTACAGGAGGAACCATTACTGGGGTAGGGGAAGTCTTAAAAGAACACAACCCTAATATTATGGTAGTAGCGGTGGAGCCAAAAGATTCCCCTGTCCTTTCAGGAGGAAAACCGGGTCCCCATAAAATTCAAGGGATTGGAGCAGGTTTTGTTCCTGAAGTTTTAAATACTTCTATAATAGATGAAATCCATCAAGTTCATCATGAAGATGCTTTTTATGAAAGTAGAAAACTAGCAAAAAATTATGGAATTTTAGTAGGAATTTCTTCTGGTGCTGCCTTTCATGTTGCTAAAAAATTGGCTTTAAAACCTGAAAATAAAGGTAAGACAATTGTCGTTATTTTACCTGATAATGGTGAAAGGTATTTGTCAACACCTTTATTTGAGGAATAA
- a CDS encoding metal-sensitive transcriptional regulator, producing the protein MDCNKDLISRLKKIEGQIRGIQKMMEDERYCVDILTQIAAVRSAITKVGILVLEKHTKGCISEAIKNDEQEEKIAELMQVLSKFLK; encoded by the coding sequence ATGGATTGTAATAAAGACTTAATAAGTAGGTTGAAAAAAATTGAAGGCCAGATCCGAGGAATCCAAAAAATGATGGAAGATGAGAGATATTGTGTTGATATATTAACTCAAATTGCTGCTGTAAGATCAGCTATTACTAAAGTTGGAATATTAGTTTTAGAAAAACATACTAAAGGTTGTATTAGTGAAGCTATAAAAAATGATGAACAAGAAGAAAAGATAGCAGAATTAATGCAGGTATTATCAAAATTTTTAAAATAA
- a CDS encoding DMT family transporter — translation MNFFKNFLPIIIAAVSGMAMTFQGTFNSALGKKIGVIETSMIVHIVGLIISILGVIFWGRFPKIEMLKDVPYYSFLGGILGVLIVVGVAYTISKTGAAFGISIILIAQLLTAVILDHFGIFTLERIPINLTRVVGTILMLIGARFLIK, via the coding sequence TTGAATTTCTTTAAAAATTTTCTACCAATAATTATTGCAGCTGTAAGTGGTATGGCTATGACATTTCAAGGAACATTTAATTCCGCTTTAGGTAAAAAAATTGGAGTTATAGAGACTTCTATGATAGTTCATATAGTTGGCTTAATAATATCGATTTTAGGAGTAATATTTTGGGGTAGATTCCCTAAAATTGAAATGTTAAAAGATGTCCCATATTATAGTTTTTTAGGTGGAATTTTAGGGGTCCTCATTGTCGTTGGAGTTGCTTACACCATATCTAAAACAGGGGCTGCCTTTGGAATATCTATAATTTTAATAGCCCAACTTCTCACAGCTGTAATCTTAGATCACTTTGGGATATTCACCCTTGAAAGGATTCCTATTAATTTAACGAGGGTTGTTGGTACGATCCTCATGTTAATAGGGGCCCGATTTTTAATAAAGTAA
- a CDS encoding OsmC family protein, translating to MEEVKTKVIWQGEKKFVGVNQYGSTLDMNLDLPEGIKPTQMALIAIGGCTAIDVISTLEKMRQKVISFEIEIAGVRRDEHPRYFEEITLVYKFKGELDPQKVEKAIKLSKEKYCSVSNMFEPKAKINYKFEIES from the coding sequence ATGGAAGAAGTAAAAACAAAAGTAATTTGGCAAGGAGAGAAAAAATTTGTAGGAGTTAATCAATATGGTAGTACCCTTGACATGAATTTAGACTTACCAGAAGGTATAAAACCAACTCAAATGGCTTTAATTGCTATAGGAGGTTGTACAGCCATTGATGTAATTAGTACTTTAGAAAAAATGAGACAAAAAGTTATAAGTTTTGAGATTGAAATAGCAGGAGTAAGAAGGGATGAGCATCCAAGGTATTTTGAAGAAATTACATTGGTATATAAATTTAAAGGAGAGTTAGATCCTCAAAAAGTGGAAAAGGCGATAAAACTTTCAAAGGAAAAATATTGTAGTGTTTCTAATATGTTTGAACCAAAAGCCAAAATAAATTACAAATTTGAAATAGAGAGTTAA
- a CDS encoding putative polysaccharide biosynthesis protein, translating into MSKSSLVKQTFMLMVASLIARFLGLIYQTILSRTVGPQGLGLYQMTFTVFLIALTLSTAGLSQGVSKLTSEFLAVGDYNNARKNLRISLILVLFSSSIICIFLIFFAPQLANYIFNDHRLILPFRLLTIAIISVSISGVFQGYFQGNKFMLPTAISQVSEQVLRILFIPLIIIPLLNRGIGAATSGIIVSMGLAEITGLIILMIFFLKRKREKYSYKKTMPSRILLKKLIFLAIPIGFGSLISTINYSLSTILIPRAMMLGGATKEYAVESLGYYSGMALPLVFFPTVFTFPIALSLIPGVSEALTTSNLNLLRNRVTLATKFTIVLGFFVALIFKLYSGQLPYLIFGYQKVQYIIAVLAYSTVFCYPQQIFTSILQGLGKPGLALRNLIILTVANLILLLFSVSRYGIIGAAYTFVVVNLLAFIIDFATIRSVVFIPFNIIDWFIKPFLAIYTSYKISILFLNVSSFDPLISIMNIIITTFIFTITLILSTTFHYNELKTILKGIKR; encoded by the coding sequence ATGTCAAAATCATCTTTAGTTAAACAAACATTTATGTTAATGGTTGCCAGCTTGATTGCCCGGTTCTTAGGTTTAATCTATCAAACGATCTTATCAAGAACTGTAGGTCCTCAAGGGTTAGGCTTATATCAAATGACTTTTACTGTATTTTTAATAGCATTAACTTTATCAACGGCAGGACTCTCCCAAGGTGTTTCTAAGTTGACATCAGAATTTTTAGCCGTAGGGGATTATAACAATGCAAGGAAAAATTTAAGAATTTCCCTCATACTTGTACTCTTCTCTTCTTCTATAATTTGTATTTTTCTCATTTTCTTTGCTCCACAGCTGGCAAATTATATATTTAATGATCATCGTCTAATCCTACCTTTTAGATTGTTAACCATTGCCATCATATCAGTTTCGATATCAGGAGTATTCCAAGGGTATTTTCAAGGAAATAAATTTATGCTACCTACAGCCATTTCCCAAGTATCAGAACAAGTACTGCGAATCCTTTTTATTCCTTTGATCATAATACCATTGCTAAATAGAGGAATTGGGGCAGCCACTTCTGGAATTATTGTAAGTATGGGACTGGCAGAAATAACTGGTCTTATAATATTAATGATTTTCTTTTTAAAAAGAAAAAGGGAAAAATATAGTTATAAAAAAACTATGCCAAGTAGAATATTGCTAAAAAAACTTATTTTTTTAGCTATTCCCATTGGTTTTGGTAGCTTAATTTCTACTATAAACTATTCCCTTAGCACCATCTTAATCCCTAGGGCTATGATGTTAGGTGGAGCAACTAAGGAATATGCAGTGGAATCATTAGGATATTATTCAGGAATGGCTTTACCCTTAGTTTTTTTCCCCACTGTCTTTACTTTTCCAATTGCCTTAAGTTTAATTCCAGGAGTTTCTGAAGCCTTAACCACTTCTAACCTAAATTTATTAAGAAACAGAGTAACTTTAGCAACAAAATTTACTATAGTCTTAGGTTTTTTTGTAGCATTAATTTTTAAGCTATATAGTGGCCAACTCCCCTATTTAATATTTGGCTATCAAAAAGTCCAATACATCATAGCCGTTTTAGCATATAGTACTGTATTTTGTTACCCACAACAAATCTTCACTTCTATTCTTCAAGGACTAGGAAAACCGGGATTAGCTCTCCGTAATTTAATAATTCTTACTGTAGCCAATCTAATATTATTATTGTTTTCTGTCAGTAGATACGGTATCATCGGCGCTGCTTATACTTTTGTAGTGGTAAATTTATTAGCATTTATAATCGACTTTGCAACTATTCGCTCAGTAGTATTTATTCCCTTTAACATTATAGATTGGTTTATTAAACCCTTTTTGGCCATATATACATCATACAAAATTTCAATACTTTTTCTAAATGTATCTAGTTTTGATCCATTAATTAGTATTATGAATATCATAATTACAACTTTTATTTTCACTATTACCTTAATATTATCTACTACATTTCACTATAATGAATTAAAGACAATATTAAAAGGGATAAAAAGGTAA
- the lgt gene encoding prolipoprotein diacylglyceryl transferase yields MDPVAFKIGPLTIYWYGIIIGAGILLSLTVGKIIGKKRGIPKDLIDEFVLIVVPLAVIGARIYYVLFNLNYYDSFAEMIAIWEGGLAIHGAILVSIITAIVFTRLKKISFWDFADMGAPCLILGQAIGRWGNYVNGEAYGVETNLPWAMYIAGAYRHPTFLYESLWNLLIFALLIYVYYKVKVNKGSVFALYLIGYSIGRLFIEGFRTDSLMFGPFRVAQIISIGFIIIGIVLYYLLNRKKVV; encoded by the coding sequence ATGGATCCAGTGGCTTTTAAAATAGGACCTTTAACTATTTATTGGTATGGAATTATCATAGGTGCAGGAATTTTATTAAGTCTTACTGTAGGTAAAATAATTGGTAAAAAAAGGGGAATTCCTAAAGATTTAATAGATGAATTTGTCCTTATAGTGGTACCATTAGCAGTCATAGGTGCAAGGATTTATTACGTATTGTTTAACTTAAATTATTATGATAGTTTTGCAGAAATGATTGCTATTTGGGAAGGTGGTTTAGCAATACATGGAGCTATTTTAGTTAGTATAATTACAGCTATAGTATTTACTAGGCTAAAAAAAATTAGTTTTTGGGATTTTGCTGATATGGGAGCCCCCTGTTTAATTTTAGGGCAAGCTATTGGTAGATGGGGGAATTATGTAAATGGAGAAGCATATGGTGTAGAAACAAATTTACCTTGGGCCATGTATATAGCTGGTGCTTACCGCCATCCAACTTTTCTTTATGAATCCCTATGGAATTTACTGATTTTTGCTTTATTGATATATGTGTATTATAAAGTGAAAGTAAATAAAGGGTCAGTTTTTGCCCTGTATTTAATAGGCTACTCAATTGGAAGATTGTTTATAGAAGGGTTTAGAACAGATAGTTTAATGTTTGGTCCTTTTAGGGTAGCCCAAATAATTAGTATTGGATTCATAATTATAGGTATTGTATTATATTATTTATTAAATAGAAAAAAAGTGGTCTAA
- a CDS encoding Mur ligase family protein, producing the protein MIELQKMISVLEGVETLNYNNILVKGIAYHTDRVEEGYLFVCIKGYQTDGHFYAQKAVEKGASVLIVEKFIKGIDVPQIKVLNSRKALAQISALFYGYPSKDMVMIGVTGTNGKTTTSFLIDRVLQKAYGKTGLIGTVIVKNGDSYIPAELTTPESLDLQRYLWEMKENNIKYTTMEVSSSGLDLNRVDTIDYKIAVVNNISRDHIDLHGSYENYVNAKKKLVKNLKADSVAILNGDCTESLNFGLETIAPKITFGIKNSFASVVAESIDLSKSETSYRLKVNETLVFDGREVQPQEFEVKLKILGLHNVYNSLVAATVGLIMGVDIADIQKALYEFRGVERRFQLIYNDEFKIIDDHFANPGNIRITLDTIKKMSYSQFSLVYAIRGSRGVTVNSENARVIAENKELFGLKNIILTTSNDYVGKKDLVTDDELNCVIKILEEGGIKTQVYPNLEEAIKRAIDFAQKDSLILLGGCQGMDYGAKIALDYIYQKIVSRQKLSVKKLKELKEKIYEPLKDRVAGI; encoded by the coding sequence TGTCTGTATTAAAGGATATCAAACAGATGGACATTTCTATGCTCAAAAGGCTGTAGAGAAGGGGGCTAGTGTACTAATTGTAGAAAAATTTATAAAAGGTATTGATGTCCCTCAAATTAAAGTATTAAATAGTAGAAAAGCCTTAGCACAAATAAGTGCTTTGTTTTATGGATATCCTTCAAAGGATATGGTAATGATCGGTGTTACTGGTACAAATGGTAAAACTACTACTAGTTTTTTAATAGATAGAGTTTTACAAAAAGCTTATGGTAAAACTGGGCTTATAGGTACTGTTATTGTAAAAAATGGAGATTCTTATATTCCTGCTGAACTTACAACCCCTGAATCATTAGATCTGCAAAGATATTTATGGGAAATGAAAGAAAATAATATAAAATATACTACTATGGAAGTTTCTTCCTCAGGATTAGATTTAAATAGAGTAGATACTATAGATTATAAAATTGCAGTAGTTAATAATATTTCGAGGGATCATATAGATCTTCATGGATCATATGAGAATTATGTCAATGCTAAGAAAAAATTAGTAAAGAATTTGAAAGCTGATAGTGTAGCTATTTTAAATGGTGACTGTACTGAAAGTTTGAATTTTGGCTTAGAAACTATTGCTCCTAAAATTACCTTTGGTATTAAGAACTCTTTTGCTTCAGTAGTTGCTGAAAGTATAGATCTATCTAAAAGTGAAACATCTTATAGATTAAAAGTTAATGAAACTTTAGTTTTCGATGGTAGAGAAGTACAACCTCAAGAGTTCGAAGTTAAGTTAAAAATTTTAGGTTTACACAATGTATATAATTCTTTAGTGGCAGCTACAGTTGGGTTAATTATGGGTGTTGATATTGCCGATATCCAAAAAGCTCTATATGAGTTTCGAGGAGTTGAAAGAAGGTTTCAGTTAATTTATAACGATGAATTTAAAATCATTGATGATCATTTTGCTAATCCAGGAAATATTAGAATAACTCTAGATACAATCAAAAAAATGAGTTACAGTCAATTTTCATTGGTTTATGCAATAAGGGGTAGTAGAGGAGTTACTGTGAATAGCGAAAACGCTAGGGTAATAGCAGAAAACAAAGAACTTTTTGGCTTGAAAAATATTATTTTAACTACAAGCAATGATTATGTTGGTAAGAAGGATTTAGTTACTGATGATGAATTAAATTGTGTAATTAAAATTCTAGAAGAAGGGGGTATAAAGACCCAAGTCTACCCTAATTTAGAAGAAGCTATTAAAAGGGCAATAGATTTTGCTCAGAAAGATTCCTTGATTTTGTTAGGGGGTTGTCAGGGGATGGATTATGGAGCAAAGATTGCCTTAGATTACATTTACCAAAAGATAGTTTCAAGGCAAAAACTATCAGTAAAAAAACTTAAAGAATTAAAAGAAAAGATTTATGAGCCTTTAAAGGATAGAGTTGCAGGAATTTAA
- a CDS encoding heavy-metal-associated domain-containing protein, giving the protein MVTLELKVSGMSCNHCKMSVEKALKELGVKEVKVDLGEGKVIVTFNDALISKEAIINAVEEAGYLVL; this is encoded by the coding sequence ATGGTTACTTTAGAATTAAAGGTTTCAGGAATGAGTTGTAATCATTGTAAAATGTCGGTGGAAAAAGCATTAAAAGAACTAGGGGTTAAAGAAGTTAAAGTAGATCTAGGGGAAGGTAAAGTAATAGTAACTTTTAATGATGCTTTAATATCAAAAGAGGCTATAATCAATGCCGTTGAAGAAGCAGGATATTTAGTATTATAG
- the mraZ gene encoding division/cell wall cluster transcriptional repressor MraZ: MFLGEYQHSIDDKGRVIIPAKFRDSLGKKFIVTRGLDNCLFVYPEGEWAIMEEKLKKLPLTKGDARAFVRFFFSGATECELDKQGRILIPQNLRDFAQINKDCVIIGVSNRIEIWSKENWEKYSLDAEESFEEIAEKIVDFDI, translated from the coding sequence GTGTTTTTAGGTGAATACCAACATAGTATTGATGATAAAGGCAGAGTTATTATCCCTGCTAAATTCAGAGATAGTTTAGGGAAAAAATTCATTGTTACCCGTGGATTGGATAATTGCCTATTTGTTTATCCAGAAGGGGAATGGGCTATTATGGAAGAAAAATTAAAAAAGCTTCCCCTAACTAAAGGAGATGCTAGGGCCTTCGTCCGTTTTTTCTTTTCAGGAGCTACTGAATGTGAATTAGACAAACAGGGAAGAATATTAATTCCACAAAATTTAAGGGATTTTGCTCAGATTAATAAAGATTGTGTAATTATTGGGGTATCTAATAGGATTGAGATATGGAGTAAAGAAAATTGGGAAAAATATAGTTTAGATGCAGAAGAATCCTTTGAGGAAATAGCAGAAAAAATAGTGGATTTCGACATATAG
- a CDS encoding RCKP-type rubredoxin-like domain-containing protein → MAVFKCSQCGYEKEGRCKPRKCPECEGQGTFEKVE, encoded by the coding sequence ATGGCAGTTTTTAAATGTTCTCAATGTGGATATGAGAAAGAAGGGCGTTGTAAACCTAGAAAGTGCCCTGAATGCGAAGGACAAGGAACTTTTGAAAAGGTAGAATAA
- a CDS encoding M42 family metallopeptidase codes for MFSREKFLLKILVELLQIPSVTGNTEKIIQYIIDQFSSYPNITITKNQKGGLIITLDGTENEKVITVSGHIDTLGAMVNSIKGNGNLEITQIGGYDWNSIEGENCIVHSFEKEFTGTIVLTKGSTHVFGSETSKTVRDQSTLEVRLDEKVMNKEDVEKLGIRVGDFVSFDPRTVITPSGYIKSRHLDDKGGVAVILTLLKDLLENNTPLKNRVHFLISNYEEVGHGSSGIPTDTTEIIAVDMGVVGGNQQGSEHHVSICAKDSSGPYDLNLRREFVSICEKLNIPYKIDIYPYYGSDASAALRAGHNIKAGLIGPGVANSHGYERTHKDALSATFNLLYAYLTK; via the coding sequence ATGTTTTCTAGAGAAAAATTTTTATTAAAAATTTTAGTAGAGTTATTACAAATTCCTTCAGTAACGGGAAATACAGAAAAAATTATCCAGTATATTATAGATCAATTTAGTTCATATCCCAACATAACTATAACCAAGAATCAAAAAGGTGGACTAATAATAACCCTAGATGGTACGGAAAATGAAAAAGTAATTACAGTATCAGGTCATATTGATACATTAGGAGCTATGGTTAATTCAATTAAAGGAAATGGTAATTTAGAAATTACCCAAATTGGTGGCTATGATTGGAATAGCATTGAAGGAGAAAACTGTATCGTACATAGCTTTGAAAAGGAATTCACAGGAACTATTGTTCTCACTAAAGGTTCTACCCATGTTTTTGGTAGTGAAACTTCTAAGACTGTAAGGGATCAATCAACACTAGAAGTAAGATTAGATGAAAAGGTAATGAATAAAGAAGATGTTGAGAAATTAGGTATAAGGGTGGGGGATTTTGTATCCTTTGATCCTAGAACAGTAATAACTCCCTCTGGATATATTAAAAGTAGACACTTAGATGATAAAGGGGGAGTTGCAGTTATCCTAACATTGCTCAAAGATCTTCTAGAAAATAATACTCCTTTGAAAAACAGAGTTCATTTCTTGATTAGTAATTATGAAGAAGTAGGCCATGGTTCTAGTGGTATACCAACTGATACCACAGAAATTATAGCCGTTGATATGGGTGTTGTTGGTGGAAATCAACAGGGTTCTGAACACCATGTTTCAATTTGCGCTAAAGATTCTAGTGGACCTTACGATTTAAATTTACGAAGAGAATTTGTATCTATCTGCGAAAAATTAAATATCCCTTATAAAATTGATATTTACCCTTATTATGGTTCTGATGCCAGTGCAGCCCTTAGGGCAGGTCATAATATCAAGGCAGGATTAATTGGCCCTGGTGTAGCAAATTCCCATGGTTATGAACGAACCCATAAAGATGCCCTATCCGCTACTTTTAATTTACTTTATGCTTATTTAACTAAATAA